Genomic segment of Umezawaea sp. Da 62-37:
CCGAACGCGGGAGTTACCAGGGGCGCCCACTTTCACGCGCCTGCTGCGGAACTCAGTTGGTGGCGCGCTCCTGCCTCTGCGCCTCGAGCAACGCGGTGCGCTCGGCCTCGGCCCACTTCGCGGCCACCGCGGCCTCGTTGTCGACCTTGCGCGGGCCCGTGCTGCCGGGACGGTCGACGTGCAGCAGCCTGGCCACCTCGCCGCGCAGCGCCACGAAGGCGTCGGACTCGCGGGTGGTGATCTGGTTGCGGTGCACGGGCAGGTCGACCCTCAGGTCGGCCACCACGGCCGCCGGGGAGCTGGAGAGCACCAGCACCCGGTCGCCCAGGTAAACGCTTTCGTCGATGTCGTGCGTGACGACCAGGACCGTGGTGTTGTTCTCCCGCTTGACCTTCAGCAGGAGGTCCTCCAGCTCGAACCTGGTCTGCGCGTCCACCGAGGCGAACGGCTCGTCCATGATGAGCAGCGCGGGCCGGTACGCCAGCGCCCGCGCGATGGCGACGCGCTGCTGCATGCCACCGGAGAGCTGCCACGGGTACTTGCCGCCCGCCTTGTCCAACCCCACCAGCGCCAGCGCCTCCGCGGCGCGGGTGCGCCGCGCGGAGCGGCCGAGGCTGCGGCGCAACGGGAACTCGACGTTGCGCTGCACCGAGAGCCACGGGAACAGTGAACGGCTGTAGTCCTGGAACACCACGGCGAGGTCGTCCGGTACTCCGTGGACTTCGTTGCCGTGCAAGCTGATCCCGCCCTCGGTGGGCTTGATCAGGCCGCAGATGGTGCGCAGCAGCGTGGACTTGCCGCAGCCGGACGGGCCGACCACGCAGACCAGCTCACCCGCGCCCACGGTGAAGGTCAGTCCTTCGATGGCGCGGTGCGCCCCGTCCTTCGCCTGGTACGTGTGGCCGAGTCCGGCCACCTCGAGCATGGCGGTCATGTTGTCGTCAGTCCCCTATACCGTCGCGAGTCGTGCGGACTTGGCTTGCTCCTGCTTGGGCTGCCAGCCGAGCACCCGGCGTTCCAACAGCATCAGCGCGGAGTTGAACGCGTAGCCGATGACGCCCAGCAGGACGATCCCGGCCCACATGTCGGCGTAGTCGAACTCCCGTTGCGCCAACAGGAGTTGCGCGCCGATCCCGTTGTTGGTGCCGACCAGTTCGGACACCACCATGAGCACCAGGGACAGGGACAGCGACACCCGCAGCCCGGCGAAGATCTTCGGCGCGGCCGAGGGCAGCACCACCCCGAACACCCACTGGTGCTTGGGGACGCGGAACACCTTGGACGTCTCGACCTTGGTGGCGTCGACCGACCTGGCGCCGTCGATCGTGTTGAGCAGGATCGGCCACAGGATGCCGAAGACGATCGTGGCGACCTGCATGGCCGGGCCGATCTTGAACAGCAGCATGAACACCGGCACCAGCGCGGGTGGCGGGATGGACCTCATGAACGTCAGCACCGGGCCCACGAACTCCAGCGCGGTCTGCGAGCGGCCCAGCGCCACGCCGAGCGCGATGCCGACGACCGAGGCGATCGCCCAGCCGCCGAGGAGCTTGCCGAGGCTGGCGGTCAGGTCGTTGTACACCACGTCGGTCAGGAACAGCGCTTCCGGCGGGCCGGTCAGCCAGAGCTCGTACGCCGCCTCGCCGATCTTGGTGGGTGGCGGGAAGAAGGGGTCGTCGTAGAACCCCGCGAAGCCCTGCCACACCCCGACGAGCACCACAAAAACGGCCCAGCGCTTCAAGAAGTTGCTCACGACCGCCCTCCGCTGACTGCGCCCCAGCCGGCCCAGCGGCGCTGGGCGCGTTCAAGTCCTTCGTTGAGCAGGTAACCCAGCACGCCGGCCACCACGGTGCCCGCGAGCACCAGGTCCATCCGACCCGCGCCGCTGCGCGCGAGCATGATGAACTGCCCGATCCCGCCGCTGCCGCCCATCAGCAGCTCGACGCTGATCAGCACGACGAGCGATGTCGTCGCGGCCAACCGGATGCCGGTGAACACGAACGGCAGCGCGCTGGGCAGCGCGACGGAGAACAGCACCCGGACCCGGCTGGTGCCGAAGACCTTCGCCGTCTCCACCAGCAGCGGGTCCAGCTCGTCGAGCGCGTAGATCGTGTTGAACAGGATCGGCCAGATCGCCGCGTAGACCGCGAGCGAGATCTTCGTTTCCGGTCCGATGCCGAGGACGATGATGGCCAACGGGATCATGGCCACCGACGGAATGGGTCGTAAGAACTCGATCACGGCCCCGGTCGCGTGCCGGACAGCGGGGACGCTGCCGAGCACAAGACCCAGCGGGACCGCGATCCCCACGGACACGGCCACTGCGATGAGCAGTGCCAGCACCGTCGCGACCACGTCGCGGAGGAACTGCTCATCACCCAACAACTTGCCTAGCTCGCCGAAAACCACACTTGGTGGCGGCAGGTATTCCGCTGAGATGAACCCCGACCGGCCGAAAAGCTCCCACAGAACCAGGAACCCGACCAGGCCGAGCACACCTCGGGTGAGGGCACGCACGCCGAACGCCTCTCCAGTTGATCAACTTCCGGGACGACCCGGACCAATCTAGAGACTGGACACCCGAAGCCACAATGAGTACCGAGGAAACTTCACAAAGTGATACGTGAATAACATGGTCAATTTCAGTGAACACTGAAGCGACAACGGCGCCGGCGGCGTTCCCCGCCCGTCGATCCCGCTGTCCCGGACCACGGCCGATGCCCTAACAGCGGTCGCACGGCACTCGGGCAAGCGCATTCCGCGTGGAAACACGCCAAAGCCGGAGAAACGGGATCCACGATCCCGCGGAGAACGCAGTTCGCCCGTGCACCGACCATTCCACGCGATCCGGCCAGAATTCCACCTCCGGCGCGCGCGAAACGGGCCCACCGGCATGGCCGGCGGACCCGAAGGGCGTGGGAACAACGCGGATTACAGTCCTACAAGCTTGTAAAGCGACCCGACTTCCTGTCGGTTGAGCACCCGCATCGACCCCGGCCGCTGGTTGCCCAGCTGGACGTCGCCGATGTGCGTGCGCACGAGGCTCAGCACCGGGTAGCCGACGTGGTCGAGCAGGCGGCGCACGATGTGCTTGCGGCCCTCGTGCAGGATCACCTCGACCAGCGCCTTGCCCGGCATGGAGTCGACGAGCTTGAACGAGTCGACGCGAGCGGGGCCGTCCTCCAGCTCCACACCCGCGCGCAGCCGCTTGCCGACGTCCTTCGCGACCGGACCCTGCACCTCGGCCACGTAGGTCTTGGGGACCTCGTAGGAGGGGTGCATGAGCCGGTGGGCCAGATCGCCGTCGTTGGTGAGCAGCAGCAGGCCCTCGGTGTCCGCGTCGAGCCTGCCGACGTGGAAGAGGCGCTCGCGGCGCTCGGCCAGGTAGTCGCCGACGCACGGGCGGTGCTGGTCGTCGTGCATGGTCGACAGGACGCCGCGCGGCTTGTTCAGCACCAGCGTGACGACGTCCTCCTTGAGGACCACGCGGACGCCGTCGACGTGCACGACGGCGGTCTCGGGGTCGACGCGGCGGCCCTGCTCGGTGACCACCTCGCCGTCGACGGTGACGCGGCCGAGGTCGATCAGCTCCTCCGAGACCCGCCGCGAGGCGATCCCCGCCTTGGCGAGCACCTTCTGCAGCCGGATCCCCTCGTCGTTGGGGTCGGGCCGCGCGGAACGGGTTTCAGACATCGTCGATCGCATCCACTTCGGGCAACAAGGGAGCGATCGGGGGCAGGTCCGCGAGGGACGACAGGCCCAACCGCTCCAGGAACAGTTCGGTCGTGCGGTAAAGGATGCCACCAGTGTCGCTGTCGGTACCGATCTCGCTGATCAGACCACGTGCGACGAGGGTGCGGATCACGCCGTCCACGTTGACCCCGCGGACCGCGGCGATGCGCGCCCTGGTGACCGGCTGCCGGTACGCGATCACCGCGAGGGTCTCCAGAGCGGCCCTGGTGAGCTTGGCGCGCTGCCCGTCGAGCAGCAGCTTCTCCACGTAGGGCGCGTACCGGTCTCGCGTGTAGAACCGCCAGCCGTCGCCGATTCTACGCAGGTCGATACCGCTGCCCGACTCGGTGTACCCCGCGGACATCCGCTTGAGGGTCCGGGTGACCCGCCTCACCGACTGGCCGAACACGTCGGCGAGCAGCTTCTCGCTCGCGGGCGAGTCGATGACGAGCAGCACGGACTCCAGCGCGCCCTCGAACTCGGCGTCGTCCGACAGGTCCGGCCCCGTCTCGACGACCTCGGCCTCGTCCTCCTCCGGAACGGCCACCGGCTCCGGGACGACCGGTTCGCTCATGCCCCCTCCTCGCCCACGACCGGGGGACCCGCGACCCGCGTCACCCGTACTCCTCGTCCTCGTCGAACCCGCTCGCGGGAGCGTCGTCGCCGCCGACCCAGCGCACGACCAGCTCACCGAGCGCCTCCGGCTGGTCGAACGCCAGCACGGTCTCCCGGTACAGCTCCAGCAGCCCGAGGAACCGGGCCACCATCTCCAGCGTGTCCTCGCAGTCGGCCACCAGCTCGGTGAACGTCAGCTGCCCGGCGGCGATCAGCATCGCGCGCATCGCGTCGACGTGGTCGCGCACGGACACCTTGGCGACGTGCAGGTGCGCCAGCGACACCGTGCGCGGCGGCCTGGGGCGGAACACGGAGGCGGCGATGTCGGCGAACCGTTTGGGCGTGACGCCGAGCATGACCTCGGGCAGCAGACCCTCGTAGCGCGGCTCCAGCGCGACCGAGCGCGGGTAGCGGCGCTGGGCGCCCTTCTCCAGCTCGCCGAACAGGGCTGCCACCTGCTTGTACGCCCGGTACTGGAGCAGCCGCGCGAACAGCAGGTCGCGCGCCTCCAGCAGGGCCAGGTCCTCCTCGTCCTCGACGTCGCCCTGCGGCAGCAGCCGGGCGGCCTTGAGGTCGAGCAGGGTGGCTGCGATGACCAGGAACTCGGTCGTCTCGTCGAGGTCCCACTGGTCGCCCATCGCGCGGATGTAGGCGATGAAGTCGTCGGTCACGGTGTGCAGCGCGACCTCGGTCACGTCCAGCGTGTGCGCCGAGATGAGCTGGAGCAGCAGGTCGAACGGGCCCTGGAAGTTCGCCAGGTTGACGGTGAACCTCGCGTTCGGCGGTTCGACGACGTCGGGCTGCCTGCTCACCGCTCGCTTCCCTGGCGCAGCCTCCGCACGAGGTGCGAGTGCTCGCCGTGCTCCTCCAGGTCGGCCAGCAGCACCGCGATGGCCTCGCGGACGATGCGGCCGCGATCGACGGCCAGCCCGAACGTGCCGCGCACGGACAGCCGCGCGTGCTCGAGCGCGAGCAGCTCTTCGTCCGACACGTACACGGTGATCTTCGTGTCGTGCTTCTGGCGGCCGGTGCTGGGGCGGTCCGGTGCCGCGGGCTGGACTGGTTCGGGAACGGCCGGGCGCGCGAGACTGGTCGAGCGGAACAGTTCGGACGCGCCGGGCAGCGAGGCGCGACGAGTCACCTGGCGATCACCTCTCGCGCCAGCGCGCGGTAGGCCTTCGCGCCCGCGGAACGGGGCGCCCACTTGGTGATCGGCTCGCCCGCGACCGTGGTCTCCGGGAAGCGCACGGTGCGGTTGATGACCGTGTCGAACACGATGTCGCCGAACGCCTCCACGACCCTCGCCATCACCTCGCGGGAGTGCAGGGTGCGCGGGTCGTACATCGTGGCGACGATCCCGGTGATCTCCAGCTTCGGGTTCAACCGCTCCCTGACCTTCTCGATGGTGTCGATGAGCAGCGCGACCCCCCGCAGCGAGAAGAACTCGCACTCCAGCGGGATGAGGACGCCGTCAGCCGCCGCGAGGGCGTTGACCGTGAGCAGACCGAGCGACGGCTGGCAGTCGACCAGCACGTAGTCGTAGTCGTCGATGACGGGCCGCAGCGTGCGCACGAGCGTGTGCTCGCGGCCGACCTCGGACACGAGCTGGATCTCGGCCGCGGACAGGTCGATGTTGCTGGGCAGCAGGTGCATGTCCTCGACGCCGGTCTCCATGATCACGTCCTGCACGCCGACCGCGCGCTCCATGATCACGTTGTAGATCGTCTGGTCCAGCTGGTGCGGGTGGATGCCGAGGCCCACCGACAGCGCGCCCTGCGGGTCGAAGTCCACCAGCAGCACCTTGCGGCCGTACTCGGCCAGCGACGCGCCCAGGTTGATCGTGGACGTGGTCTTGCCGACCCCGCCCTTCTGGTTGCAGATCGCCAGGATCTTCGCGGGACCGTGCCGGGCGACCGGCTCGGGCTCGGCGGTGAACCGGAGGACCCGGCCAGTCGGGCCGATCTCACCGGCCTCCTGCTCCGCCGCGTCCTCGTCGTGCGGTGCGGCGTGCGGCGCTAGGCTCAGTTCGACCGAGGCGCGGGGCACACCGGGCGGCTGCGGCGGGGGAACGTCGAACGTCCTGCCCTCCACGTGCTCCGGTGTCGACATCGCAACCTAACTCCTCGTAGTCCTCGACCTGGGCGCAGCCTAGGGCCGTGACTCGACAGCGGCAACGCGCCTCGCCGTAGTGTCCGAAGCCGATTTCCGGCAGCCGTCCACCGGTCGGCTCAGTGCACCGCCTCCATCCGGGCGGCGGCCGAAAGGACCACGTCGAGCAGTCCGGGGAACAAGTCCTCCAGGTCATCGCGGCGCAGCGACACCCAGCGCTGGTTGCCGCAGCACCGGGTCCTGGTGATGCCCGCCTCGCGCAGCACCCTCAGGTGCTGGGAGAGCGTCGACTTCGCCACGTCCACCGCCATCGCCCCGCACAGGCGCTCGCCATCGGCCTCGATCTGCCGGACGACGGCCAGCCTCGTGGGATCGCTCAACGCGTGCAACACCGCAGACAGCTCGATGGCCGGCGCCTCCGGCTCGTCCAGGTTCGGCACGGTTCGCGGTACCTCCCGCTCCGGTGGGACTGCAAGGTGCGCACACCGTACCCGCGGCCGTCGGGAGTTCGGCCGCATTCACGAAACCCTCATCGTCACGAATCGACGCGCGGACGCGTGATCGCTCGTGACCCGCGCGGGGCGGTGATCATCACCGGCGGGCGGACCTGCGTCGTCGCAAGGGATGCGCGTCGGGGGAACTCCGGCGCGACGCGGGCGTCGGCACGTCGTCCCAGCAGGTGCGTGGCGAAAGAATGCCGCGCGGCGCGGTTCACGTCGGAATGGAGTCCGGCGGCGGCGGTACGCGGTCGGGTGGAATTCCCGACTCGCGGCGGGGCCGCAACAGGCTCGTGCCGGGCTCGTGCTCGGCTCGTTTCGGGCCCGTGCCGGACCAATACCGGGCTCGTGCAGGTCTCGCACGGAGGAGTTGGCGTTTCGGCGACGTCCGGCCTGGACCATCGGATACCGTTCGCGCCGTGTCAGGACCTTTCGAGCCGAATTCCGTGCGCATCGGCAACCAGCAGCGCGAAGAAGCGATCCGCGCCCTCAACGACCACTTCGCGGCAGGCCGGATCGAGATCGGCGAGTACGAGCAGCGCGTCGCCTACGCGTCGGCCGCGCAGACCGTCGCCGAACTGGGCTCGCTGTTCGCGGACCTGCCACAGCCGCACCCGACGTTCCTCGTCGTCCCGCCGCCGCCCCAGTACCAGGCGCCGCCGCCGCCGTTCGGCGCTCCCCCGCCCGGATACGGCCCGCCGCCGCCCGGCTACGGCACCGGCGGTTACGCGACCGGTGGGTACGCGACCGGTGGCTTCCAGCCCGGTTTCGCGCCGTACGGGATCGATCCGCTGACGGGGATGGCGCTGTCGGACAAGTCGAAGGTCGTCGCCGGGATCCTCCAGCTGTTCCTTGGCGGCTTCGGCATCGGCCGGTTCTACACCGGGCACACGGGGATGGCCGTGGCGCAGTTGCTGACTTGCGGTGGTTGCGGGATCTGGGCGCTGGTCGACGGGATCATCCTGCTGGTGAACGGCGGGACGGACGCCCAGGGGCGACGGCTGCGGGATTAGGTTCACGGCTGCGCGGCCGGTTCACGGCTATGCGGCCGGTTCCTGGTTACGCGGTCAGGTTTCTGGCCAGCATCCACGTTGCGGCGACCACGAGGACGGTTGTGGTGACTTGGCGTGGGAGCGGTGGAGTGGGGATGTTGGCTCTGCTGGCGCGGAACCACCTGTACCAGAGCCAGGCG
This window contains:
- a CDS encoding ABC transporter ATP-binding protein, giving the protein MTAMLEVAGLGHTYQAKDGAHRAIEGLTFTVGAGELVCVVGPSGCGKSTLLRTICGLIKPTEGGISLHGNEVHGVPDDLAVVFQDYSRSLFPWLSVQRNVEFPLRRSLGRSARRTRAAEALALVGLDKAGGKYPWQLSGGMQQRVAIARALAYRPALLIMDEPFASVDAQTRFELEDLLLKVKRENNTTVLVVTHDIDESVYLGDRVLVLSSSPAAVVADLRVDLPVHRNQITTRESDAFVALRGEVARLLHVDRPGSTGPRKVDNEAAVAAKWAEAERTALLEAQRQERATN
- a CDS encoding ABC transporter permease, which gives rise to MSNFLKRWAVFVVLVGVWQGFAGFYDDPFFPPPTKIGEAAYELWLTGPPEALFLTDVVYNDLTASLGKLLGGWAIASVVGIALGVALGRSQTALEFVGPVLTFMRSIPPPALVPVFMLLFKIGPAMQVATIVFGILWPILLNTIDGARSVDATKVETSKVFRVPKHQWVFGVVLPSAAPKIFAGLRVSLSLSLVLMVVSELVGTNNGIGAQLLLAQREFDYADMWAGIVLLGVIGYAFNSALMLLERRVLGWQPKQEQAKSARLATV
- a CDS encoding ABC transporter permease, whose amino-acid sequence is MRALTRGVLGLVGFLVLWELFGRSGFISAEYLPPPSVVFGELGKLLGDEQFLRDVVATVLALLIAVAVSVGIAVPLGLVLGSVPAVRHATGAVIEFLRPIPSVAMIPLAIIVLGIGPETKISLAVYAAIWPILFNTIYALDELDPLLVETAKVFGTSRVRVLFSVALPSALPFVFTGIRLAATTSLVVLISVELLMGGSGGIGQFIMLARSGAGRMDLVLAGTVVAGVLGYLLNEGLERAQRRWAGWGAVSGGRS
- a CDS encoding pseudouridine synthase: MSETRSARPDPNDEGIRLQKVLAKAGIASRRVSEELIDLGRVTVDGEVVTEQGRRVDPETAVVHVDGVRVVLKEDVVTLVLNKPRGVLSTMHDDQHRPCVGDYLAERRERLFHVGRLDADTEGLLLLTNDGDLAHRLMHPSYEVPKTYVAEVQGPVAKDVGKRLRAGVELEDGPARVDSFKLVDSMPGKALVEVILHEGRKHIVRRLLDHVGYPVLSLVRTHIGDVQLGNQRPGSMRVLNRQEVGSLYKLVGL
- the scpB gene encoding SMC-Scp complex subunit ScpB, which codes for MSEPVVPEPVAVPEEDEAEVVETGPDLSDDAEFEGALESVLLVIDSPASEKLLADVFGQSVRRVTRTLKRMSAGYTESGSGIDLRRIGDGWRFYTRDRYAPYVEKLLLDGQRAKLTRAALETLAVIAYRQPVTRARIAAVRGVNVDGVIRTLVARGLISEIGTDSDTGGILYRTTELFLERLGLSSLADLPPIAPLLPEVDAIDDV
- a CDS encoding segregation/condensation protein A, which produces MSRQPDVVEPPNARFTVNLANFQGPFDLLLQLISAHTLDVTEVALHTVTDDFIAYIRAMGDQWDLDETTEFLVIAATLLDLKAARLLPQGDVEDEEDLALLEARDLLFARLLQYRAYKQVAALFGELEKGAQRRYPRSVALEPRYEGLLPEVMLGVTPKRFADIAASVFRPRPPRTVSLAHLHVAKVSVRDHVDAMRAMLIAAGQLTFTELVADCEDTLEMVARFLGLLELYRETVLAFDQPEALGELVVRWVGGDDAPASGFDEDEEYG
- a CDS encoding AAA family ATPase translates to MSTPEHVEGRTFDVPPPQPPGVPRASVELSLAPHAAPHDEDAAEQEAGEIGPTGRVLRFTAEPEPVARHGPAKILAICNQKGGVGKTTSTINLGASLAEYGRKVLLVDFDPQGALSVGLGIHPHQLDQTIYNVIMERAVGVQDVIMETGVEDMHLLPSNIDLSAAEIQLVSEVGREHTLVRTLRPVIDDYDYVLVDCQPSLGLLTVNALAAADGVLIPLECEFFSLRGVALLIDTIEKVRERLNPKLEITGIVATMYDPRTLHSREVMARVVEAFGDIVFDTVINRTVRFPETTVAGEPITKWAPRSAGAKAYRALAREVIAR
- a CDS encoding metalloregulator ArsR/SmtB family transcription factor, whose translation is MPNLDEPEAPAIELSAVLHALSDPTRLAVVRQIEADGERLCGAMAVDVAKSTLSQHLRVLREAGITRTRCCGNQRWVSLRRDDLEDLFPGLLDVVLSAAARMEAVH
- a CDS encoding NINE protein, which produces MSGPFEPNSVRIGNQQREEAIRALNDHFAAGRIEIGEYEQRVAYASAAQTVAELGSLFADLPQPHPTFLVVPPPPQYQAPPPPFGAPPPGYGPPPPGYGTGGYATGGYATGGFQPGFAPYGIDPLTGMALSDKSKVVAGILQLFLGGFGIGRFYTGHTGMAVAQLLTCGGCGIWALVDGIILLVNGGTDAQGRRLRD